TGCCGGTGCCGCCGCCGCGCGGGCGCAGCACCACGTCCTCGAAGCGAGGGTCGGCGAGAAGCCGGCCGATGCGTTGAAGGTCCTGAACGGATCTTGGAAAGACGACGATGTCGGGCAGGACCTGATAGATCGAGTTGTCGGTTGCCAGGACCTGGCGCTCGGAGCGTTCATCCGAGAGGTCTCCCTCGAATCCTTCCGCCTTCAGGGCCGCCAGAAAATCCGCATAAGGTCCCATTGCTCTGTCATTCGCCACATATGTGCGGGGGCGGCTAGAGCATCGGACGTGAAAAGTGGAATCCACTTTTGGGTCCGATGCTCCCTTCTTGGAAGGAGCGCATCGTGCGAAAAACCGGATCCACTTTTTCGCACGATGCGCTAGGCCGCCCCACCGGCCGTCCGGCGTCACTTGCCGAGGGCAAGGCGCTTTTCGACGATTTCGGAAATCGCATCGCTCATTTCGGTTTTCCGGAGCTCCTTGGCATCGATCGTGCCCTGGTTCTCCTGAACATCGGCTACGGCATCCGCGAGGCGTCCGACAAAGCCGAGCTCGTCGTAGGTCTTCGCCACTTCCCGCATTTCTGCCGCACGGCGGATACCATGGCGAAGGGTTCGCTCAAACATGTATTCAATGTTTTTCGGCCAGCCGAGGCCCGGGAAGGTCTCCGCAAGCGAGCCCATCACGCGATCGAGGCAGCCCGAAGCGCGCGCGGCCAGCATGGTCTCGACCGTGAGCGCTTCGAGGCCCTTCACAAAGAGCGACCGGACCATCTTGATGGCGGTGGCGGCACCCACCTCGTGACCCACGGTTTCGAACGCGAAGCCGTGAGCGGCAAGAATGGGCTCCAGCGCGTCGGCGGTCTTGCCCGCGATGAGAACCGGAGTCGCATGGCCGCGCGGGTGCACGGGAGCCATCACGGCCATGTCGAGGTAGGACGCGCCCGTGGCCTCCACGAGCGCCGCCGTCTCCCGTTTGCGACCCGGCGAGACGGAGTTGATGTCGATGTAAAGCTGACCCGGCTTCAGAGCGGACAAAGCCGATTTCGCAGCCTCGAGCGATTGGTCGGCCGTCACGGCGGCGAAAACCCAGTCCACGCCTTCGATGGTCGCTTTCACGGACTGTTCGAACCGCAATCCCCGCGAGCGAGCCTCGGCCGCCATGGCCTCGTCCTGCCTGAGGTCATAAGCTGCGACGAATTCGGCCTCGCCCTTGCCCTTGAGAGTATCCGTGAAGGCGCGTGCAGCCTCGCCAAAGCCGATGAACGCAATTTTCATGTGGTGACCTCGGTTCTGAGTGCAGGATCGGCCTGCCTTAAAATGACCTCCAGGGACGTCCCTTCGTCGCCAAGGAAAGGCCGACCTCTTTCTGGGATCGATTTGTGCACTCCAAATCACGGAAATGCTTCATCGGAAGTCGTCGATCCTCTATAAAAAAATGTGAAACGAGGCTATTTCGGCGGGACGAAACCTTCGATCTCCTCGGAGAGCACCTCGTAGAAGCTCTCCAGGAAAAGCAGCTGCGTCCGGCTCGGCAGCCAATCGCTTCTCATCGTGATGCCGATGGCGCGTCCCCCGGCGGAGACGTGAAATCGCAAGGGGGTGAGCAGGCCCAGTTTCACCTCCAGGGCCACTTGCCGCACGGAAAGAACCGCGAGCGCGTCGCTGTCGAGAAGAATGGAGCGCATCAACAGGGTCGAGGGGGCTTCGATCCTCACCCGGGGCCCTTCCTGCCGCCCCGCGAAGAGAGCGTTGAGGGCATTTCGCACGGGCGTGCCCTCGCGCTGGGCGACCCATTCGCACGATGCCAGATCGTCGATGGACACATCCTTTCCTTCGAGGGGATGTCCCTTGCGGGCGATGATCGTATAGGGGTCGCTGAAAAGGTACGTCTCGGTCACGTCGCTGGCGGGCGGGGGATGGCGGATCGCGCCGATGAGCATGTCGGCCTCGCCGGAACGCAATGCCCTCAGCATCGTATCGTATACCCCTTCCAGAACGACGAAATTCACCTGCGGCGCCCGCGCCCGGGTGCGGTTGATGGCCTTGCCCAGGATCGCGGACCGGATCATAGGGAGGGAGGCGATGAGCACGCGCCCCTTCAGCGATCCGTCCGAGCCCTTCAGCTCCTCTTCCGCCGTGACGATTTCGCGAAGGGCAATCTGGAATTGACGCGCCAGTTCCGCGCCCGCCCGGTTGGCGGCGAGGCCCTGCGGGGTCTTGGTGTAGAGTTCGTAGCCGAGATTGCTTTCGACATCGCGTGCCGCCCGATGAAGTGCGGACACGGAAATGCCGTCCGCCTTCGCGGCCAGGAGCAGAGAGCCATGATGGCTCACCGAGACATGCGCGAAGAGCTGCGACGCCGTGAGGCGCGCGACAATGTGACCGCTCTGCGACAAGGTCGGCGCGACCGCGCGTTCGGACGCGACCATGATCCCCCTTTGGAGGATGCGAAAGAAACGGTCGCAACGTTGCCAGAGAACATTGCCCTCCCGGGTCGGCTGACTGCCGCCGCTTTTTCGCGTCAGGAGCGGCACCGCGTAATGCTCTTCCAGGCGGGAAATGGCCTGCGTAATCGCCGGCTGCGCGATGTTCAGGCCCTTCGCCGCCGCGTTCAGCGATCCGAGCTCGCAGACCGATAGAAACATTCTCAGGTGGCGCAGGTTCGGGAAGTGTGCGGGCCGTTTCATCAAAACTTATATCACATTTCGTCACTTCTATTATCGCTGCGCGACCATTCCGACGCAATATGACCAGAGTTTTATCCTATGCGCCCAAGGACAAGGCAAGCGGCGTGCGCGCTTGATCGAAAGTCCGTTTTCTCACAAACGTAGATAGGCATAGATCCCAGGGAGGGAGGAAACATCATGGCTGAGATTCGGCCGTTCAATCAGCCCGGGCAGGATCGGCGTCCTGAAACGAGATCTGGCTTCTAACAGCCTCCTGTGACACGATCTAAGGCTTCACCATGCAAATATTCATCGACACCCTTGGCGTGCTGTTCTCGCTGCCTGGGCTTTTGTCGCTCATCGCCGGCACGGCAATCGGGATCATCGTCGGGGCTCTGCCCGGCCTTGGACCATCGATCGGCATCAGTCTTCTGATCCCGTTCACCTACACGATGACGCCCGAAAACTCGATGCTTCTGTTGATCTCCCTCTATATGGCGGCGGAGTACGGCGGTTCGGTTTCGGCAATTCTGCTTTCGACACCGGGAACGGCCGCCGCCGCCGCCACGACCATCGACGGCTTTGCGATGACGCAGCGGGGGCAGGCCAACAAAGCGCTCGCGATTTCGCTCTCGGCCTCGACCGTCGGCGGCCTCGTCGGTGGCGTCGCTCTGCTTTTTCTCGCAATGCCGCTCTCCAGGCTTGCGTTGCAGTTCGGCCCTGCAAGCTACTTCGCGGTCGGCCTGTTCGGCCTGACCTCGGTCGCGGCCCTATCGGGCGGATCCCTCACCAAGGGTCTGATCGGCGCTGCCTTCGGTCTGCTGCTCGCCTTCGTGGGCATCGATCCCATCGCCGGCATGCCGCGCTTCACCTTCGATCAGATCGCGCTCTTCGAAGGCATTCCGATGCTGGCCGTGCTGATCGGTCTCTTCGCGGTCTCCGAGGGCTTCATTCTGGCGGAAAGCGCGGGTAAGGCCCGGGATCGCGTCTCCAAGGGCGCCGTGCGCGCGGTGTATCTGACGTTTTCAGAATGGAAGGAGCTGATCCGCACCATGATCTCGGGGTCGGTGATCGGCACCTTTCTCGGAATCCTGCCCGGAGTCGGCGGCAACATCGCGTGCTGGGTGGCCCGCGACTATGCCATGCGGCGCAATCCGAAGCTCGCTTTCGGCAAGGGCGAGCCGCGCGGCATTGCGGCGCCGGAATCGTCGAACAACGCGACCGTGGGCGGCGCGATGGTTCCGCTTCTCGCGCTCGGAGTGCCCGGATCGCCGACCACGGCCGTCATCGTCGGCGCACTCGTGCTTCACGGCTTGCGTCCCGGCCCTCAGCTCTTCACCGAGCAGCCTGTCCTCGTCTACACGATCCTTCTCGGATTGCTGCTCGCATGCGTGATCATGTTTCTTCTGGCATCGCTCTCGCTGCCCTGGATGGCGCGCGTAATCAATCTGCCTGATTCGGTGCTCGCCGCGGGCATCCTGATCTTCGCGATCCTGGGCGCATACTCGCTGCGCAACCTCGCCTTCGACGTGTGGCTCACCATCGCCTTCGGGGCTCTCGGGTATCTCATGAAGAAGCTCTCCTTCCCGGTTGCGCCCGTCGTGCTGGCGCTGGTTCTGGGTTATCTGGTGGAGACGAACTTCCGCACGGCTCTCGTGACCTCGCGCGGTTCCTACAGCATCTTCTTCACCGACCCCGTCTCGGTGATCTTCCTGGTCCTCAGCCTGGTGAGCATTCTCTATCCGGCCTGGCGGTCCTGGCGCGAAAAGACACTCAAAACAGCGTGAAAACATCTCTCGGAGGAAAAGGCATCATGACGTTCAACCCATCACGCCGCTCGCTGCTGACCGCTCTGGGAGCAGCGCCGCTCGTGCTCAGCGCCAAAGGCGCGTTCGCGGCCGGTTTCCCGAACAAGGCGGTCAATCTCGTTGTCTGGTCCGGCGCAGGCGGCGCGCTCGACACCTACGGCCGTCAGCTCGCGGAGCTGCTCACCAAAGAGGCCGGCTGGACGGTCTCGGTACAGAACCGTCCCGGCGGTTCGGGCGCCGTCGGCGTGTCGACCGTTCTGGCTCAGAAGGCCGACGGCTACAACATCCTCGTCTGTACCGGCACGCTGACGTTCGGCATCGCACAGGGCCTCATCCCCTTCAAGCTGGAGGATCTGCGTTACGTCCGCGCCATGCAGGCGGAGCCGTCATCCGTGGCGGTTCGCGCCGACAGCCCGTTCAAGACCCTGGACGACTTCGTCGCCTCCATGCGCGACAACCCGAACAAGCTCCGCGTCGGCGGCCATGCCCCGGCGGGCTTCCACCAGTTTATCCTCTATCAGCTCGGCAAGATCGGAAAATTCGAAGCGGGATGGATCCCGCACGATGCGTCCGGCAAGGTTCCGCTCTCCCTGCTCGGCGGCCACATGGACGTCGCGATCATGACGCCGTCGAGCGGGCTGTCCCAGGTGGAAAGCGGTGAGATCCGCCTGCTCGGTATTTCGACCGAAGAACGCTCGCCGTTCTTCCCGAACGTGCCGACCTTCAAGGAGCAGGGATACGACATCGTCGACTCCGTCTGGCGCGGCATCGCCGTTCACGGCAAGACTCCCGACGACGTCATGGGCAAGATCCAGGAGGCGATCGACAAGGTCGAAGCCTCCCAGGATTGGCTCGATTTCCAGAAGCGAGAGAAGCAGGAGAACATCAACCTCGGCGAACAGGCCTATACACAGCTGGTGCAGCGGCAACTTGCGACCCAAAGCGAGTTCCTGAAGTCCGTAGGGCTGATTCAATGAGCTCGGTCGAGGCGATCAAGGAAAAGGACGGCGGAGCCACCGTCCTTCTGCTCGTACAAAAACTCGCCGTCACGGCGGCGGCGCTCGTCTTTTTCGCGGTGTTCTTCTGGATTGCGCGGCAGATGCCGCCCGTTCGCGCCTCCGGCGACGTGGGCTCGGCCTTTCTTCCGTCGATCCTGGCCGTATTAGGCTTCTGTCTGAGCCTGTTCTATCTGTTCCAGATCGTCACGGGCCGCGACAGAACCAGAGCGCCTGTCCAAGCCATCGCGCTCGCGCTTCTGATTCTGACGCTGGCGGCCGTCGGGTCGGTCTACTGGCTCGGCATGCCCGTTGGACTCGGAATCGGCGCGGCCCTCATGGTCCTTGTCCTCGAGCGCGGGAAGCGGCCTTTCTGGGCCATCGGAACAGGCATCATGTTCTGGGCGATGACACAGTTCGGCTTCGGCATGCTGCTGGGCGTGCCTTTGCTCTGAGCGTTCCGGCCGGATTGCGATCTGCAAAAGAGGGGGCCTGCCGTTGGCTGGCCGCTGCCAGAACGAGTCGGCCATCCTGGTGGCCGACCTTGGCTCCAGCGCCAATGGCATGCTTCAAGAACGGACGCCGGAGGAGCTGCGTTTCCAGCATCGACGGACTGAAATCCCGATCCGCGGACCCGCCCGGATGAACCATGGCGCCGCGCAATATTTGACCGCAGATGCACGGAATTGATCGTTTTCGTCAGATTATTCATTTGTCTTGCCGGTCCTCCCCCCGCACAACCAGTAAGGCGTCAGGTGCATCTCCACGACAGCCTTGAACAGACTTGAAAGGTGTTCCGATGATCATCGACTGTCATGGCCATTACACGACGGCCCCGAAGGCGCTGGAGGATTGGCGCAAGCGCCAGGTCGCCAGCATTTCCGATCCGTCGCGGCGGCCATCGGTCTCCGCGTTGAAGATCAGCGACGATGAGCTGCGCGAATCGATCGAGGGCAACCAACTCCGCCTGATGAGAGAGCGGGGCCTCGATATGACGATCTTCAGCCCGCGCGCGAGCTTCATGGCGCACCATATCGGCGACTTCTCGATTTCATCGGAATGGGCCGCGATCTGCAACGAACTCTGCCATCGCGTCTCGCAGCTCTTTCCGGACAATTTCATCGGCGCGGCCATGCTGCCGCAGAGCCCGGGCGTCGATCCCAGGACCTGCATTCCCGAGCTCGAAAAATGCGTGAAGGAATACGGCTTCGTCGGGATCAACCTGAACCCCGACCCGACCGGCGGCTATTGGAAGAGCCCGCCCCTGACCGACCGGCACTGGTATCCGATCTACGAGAAGATGGTGGAATTCGACATTCCCGCCATGATTCACGTATCGACGAGCTGCAATGCCTGCTTCCATACGACGGGCGCGCATTACATCAACGCCGACACGACCGCCGTGATGCAGCTCATCGAAGGCGACCTGTTCAGGGATTTCCCGACGCTCCGCTTCGTCGTACCTCACGGCGGCGGCGCCGCGCCTTATCACTGGGGCCGGTATCGCGGTCTCGCGCAGGCGCTGAACAAGCCGGAGCTGCGCGAACATCTCCTCAGGAACGTCTTCTTCGATACCTGCATCTATCATCAGCCGGGGATCGATCTGCTGACCAAGGTCATCCCGGTCGAGAACATCCTTTTCGCCAGCGAGATGATCGGTGCGGTGCGTGGGATCGATCCCGAGACCGGGCATCACTTCGACGATACCAAACGCTACATCGAGGCGGCTCAGAACCTGAGTTCCGAGGACCGCTACAGGATTTACGAAGGCAACGCGCGCCGCGTCTACCCACGCCTGGACGCCGCCCTGAAGGCGCGCGGACGATAAAGGACACCATCATGACCGAACTCGGAATCGTCAAACGCAACATCAACCGCGCGGATCGCACGACCGTCGACCGGCTTGCAGGACATGGCGTCTCGACCGTGCACGAGGCGATGGGGCGCACCGGGCTCATGAAGCCGTACATGCGGCCGATCTACTCCGGCGCCCAGGTGTCGGGCACGGCCGTCACCGTCCTGCTGCACCCCGGCGACAACTGGATGATGCATGTCGTCGCGGAGCAGATCCAGCCGGGCGACATCGTGGTCGCGGCGATCACCGCCGAATGCACGGATGGCTATTTCGGCGACCTTCTCGCGACGAGCTTCAAGGCACGCGGCGCGAAGGCGCTCATCATCGACGCGGGCGTCCGGGATGTGAAAACCTTGAGCGAGATGGGCTTCCCCGTGTGGAGCAAGTGCATCTCCGCGAAGGGCACCGTCAAGGCGACGCTCGGCTCGGTGAACATCCCGATCGTCTGCGCCGGGGCGATGGTGGAGCCGGGCGATGCCGTCGTGGCCGACGACGACGGTGTCGTCGTCGTGCCCGCCGCGCTGGTGCACAAGACGGCCGAGGCGGCCGCAGCGCGCGAGGCCAACGAAGAGAAGAAGCGCGCCACGCTGGCCGCCGGCACCCTCGGCCTGGACCTGTACCAGATGCGCGAGCCGCTGGCCCGGGCGGGGCTGAGATACATCGACTGAACTCGATGGAGCAGGTCCCGCAAGGGAGGAGATCCTCATTGGCCCAACACGTTGACGGCATTTCGTCCATGGCGACCCGGCAGATCCTGGCCGAACTCGCCGCGCTCTACGAGCAAGCGACCGGATCGCGGGTTGCGATCCGGTCCATGGGGGGAGTGGAGGCGGCAAGGCTCGTCCGCGCCGCCGAGCCGACCGATGTCGTTATCCTCGCGGCGAGCGCGATGGAGCAACTGGAGGGCGAGGGGCATATCCTTCCGGGGACCCGCTCCGGTTTCGCGCGCTCCGCCATAGCGGTGGCGGTCCGCGCCGGCGCGGAGCGGCCGGACATCGACAGCGAGGAGGCCGTGATGCAAGCCCTCATGGCCGCCCGGAGGATCTGTTACTCCACAGGGCCCAGCGGCGATCATCTCCTGCGTCTGCTGGACAGGTGGGGAATCGCCGAAACGGCGTCCCAGCGCCTGCTCCAGGCACCTCCGGGCGTACCGGTGGGCGCCATGGTCGCAAGAGGGGAGGCGGAGCTGGGCTTGCAGCAGTTCAGCGAATTGCTGCCCGTCCAGGGCATCGAAATCCTCGGTCCCCTGCCGCCGGAAATCCAGGCGACGACCGTGTTCACGGCCGGCATCGCGCAAACGTCCGCCCAGCCGGAGAAGGCGCGCGCTCTGATCGGCTTTCTGAATTCGGACCAGGCGTGCGAGGCGAAGCGCAGACACGGCATGGAGCCTGCCTAGAGCCTTTTCCGCAAAAGTGGATGCCGGTTTTGCGAAGAAAAGGCGTCTTTCTCAAACAACAAATGCCTTTTCCGTGAACCGAAGTTCATGGAAAAGGCTCTAGCGCATCGTGCGAGAAAGTGGTCTTGGTTCTTCGCAAGAAGCGATGCTCAAAAACATAGACTGACAGCATCGGACGCGGGTTCGATTTCACGTCCGATGCTCTAAGTCGCTTTTCCCAGGCGCCTCGTTGCCAGGATGTCTCGGAGGCGGGCAGGGCCCGCCTCACGATCGGCCGATTAGCGCTTCACGCGCTCGATCAACGCCTGCAGCATGTGTTCTTCCTCCGCCGTCAGGTCTGTCAAAGGCGGCCTCACCGGACCGGCCGGGAAGCCTTGAAGGCGCACGCCCGCCTTGACGGCGGACACCGCATAGCCCTTGGCCCGGCTGCGCAGGCGCATGAAGGGATAGAAGAACTCGTGCAGGATCGCCTCGCAGCGTGCCCGATCATTGGCGCGTACGGCCGTGTAGAATTCCATAGCGAGAGCCGGAACGAAGTTGAACACTGCCGAGGAATAGGTCGTAAATCCCGCGCTTAGGTAAGCTTCGGCGAAGAGCTCGGCCGTCGGCATGCCGCCGAGATAGGTCAGCCGGTCTCCGAGGGTCGCCGTGATCTGGCGAATCGTGCCGATCTCGCCTGTGCCATCCTTGAAGCCGACAAGGTTCGGGCATTCGTCGCAAAGCCGCGCAAGGGTGTCCGGCTGAAGCACGGAATTGTCGCGATTGTAGACCATCACCCCAATCCCGACCGACGCGCAAACCCGCTTGACGTGCTGGTAGAGGCCCTCTTGCGGCGCATCGATCAGATAGTGGGGAAGCAGCAGGATTCCGTCAGCGCCGGCACCCTCGACCGCCCTGGCGATGGACATGGCGACTTCGGTGCCATACCCGCAGCCGGCGATGATCGGCGTGGCGCCTGCCGCTTCCTTCGCGGCCCTCACGACCTGCGGAACCTCGTGGGGCTGGAGCGAGAAGAACTCGCCGGTCCCCCCGGCAGCGAACAGAGCCGCCGCCTTGTACTCCGAGAGCCAGGCAACATGTCTCCGGTAGCTTTCGGCATTGAACCGATGCTCGGCATCGAAATGCGTGACGGGGAAAGACAATAGGCCGGCGCCGATTGCCGCCTTCATATCCCGAGGATCCATGTGAAGCTCCTGTTTCCTGGCCCTTATTCCGCAACCCTTAGCGGTTCGAAGGAAACAGGTCAACAGTTGTATGATGAATTACATCATGCAAGAATCCGGCCAGCGCCGCCCAGCTCAGGGCGGCTGCAACGCAAGTCACATGAAATCATGTCATCATACATATTACGTCCTTGACGCGCCTGAGCGGGCCATTCTACGTTGACGGCATGTGCTCTGATCGATGCGCCAAGGCTGTTTCGTCAGCCGCATCGCGGGTGCGCTCCGACAGCATGGCGTTCAAGACCAGGCATCGCGACAGAGGCAGAAATCCAGAAGACGGGAGAAGCAGCAGAAATGACGGTTGACGGCAATCAGGTCAGGGTCGGCGTCGATATCGGCGGAACGTTCACCGACGTCGCCATGGAGATCGGCACTCAGCTCCATTCCACGAAGGTGCTGACCAATTACGCATTTCCCGAACAGGCCATCGTCGACGGAATCCGTCAGGTCGCGGAATCCGCCGGACTGGCGCTCTCGCAGATCGATATGGTCATCCATGGCACCACGCTCGCGACCAACGCTCTGATCGAGCGCCGCGGCGCGAAGATGGCCTTCGTGACGACCAAGGGCTTTCGCGACGTTATCGAGATGCGGACGGAAAATCGGTTCGAGCAGTACGATCTCGACATCGTATTGCCCGCTCCGCTGGTCGAGCGCAGCCACCGCTACGTCCTCGATGAGCGGATCGGGGCGGACGGATCGGTCCTCAAGGCGCTCGACCCTGCCGAGGTCTCCGAATTGGCGGACCGTCTCGCCGCCGGACCTTTCGAAAGCATCGCGATCGGGTTCATTCACTCCTACCTGAACGGAGTTCATGAGCGCCAGGTGCGTGATGCGCTCATCGCGCGCAATCCGAAGCTCTCGGTGTCGATCTCGTCGGAAGTCTCGCCCCAGATGCGCGAGTTTCAGCGCTTCAACACGGTCTGCGCCAACGCTTACGTCAAGCCGTTGATGGCCTCCTACCTTCACCGGCTCGTCGGACGCCTCTCCGAGGAGGGAATCGGCTGTCCGATCTTCATGATGCATTCCGGAGGCGGCATCATCAGCGTCGAGAGCGCCATCGCGTTTCCCGTGAGGCTCCTGGAGTCGGGGCCCGCTGGAGGCGCCATCTTCGCGGCCGATATCGCGGCGCGCTATGGGCTCGACCAGGTCCTGTCCTATGACATGGGCGGCACCACGGCCAAGATCTGCCTGATCGAGGGGCAGGTTCCGAAAACCGCAAAGACTTTCGAGGTCGCCCGC
This window of the Microvirga sp. TS319 genome carries:
- a CDS encoding DUF1932 domain-containing protein, whose product is MKIAFIGFGEAARAFTDTLKGKGEAEFVAAYDLRQDEAMAAEARSRGLRFEQSVKATIEGVDWVFAAVTADQSLEAAKSALSALKPGQLYIDINSVSPGRKRETAALVEATGASYLDMAVMAPVHPRGHATPVLIAGKTADALEPILAAHGFAFETVGHEVGAATAIKMVRSLFVKGLEALTVETMLAARASGCLDRVMGSLAETFPGLGWPKNIEYMFERTLRHGIRRAAEMREVAKTYDELGFVGRLADAVADVQENQGTIDAKELRKTEMSDAISEIVEKRLALGK
- a CDS encoding LysR family transcriptional regulator — protein: MKRPAHFPNLRHLRMFLSVCELGSLNAAAKGLNIAQPAITQAISRLEEHYAVPLLTRKSGGSQPTREGNVLWQRCDRFFRILQRGIMVASERAVAPTLSQSGHIVARLTASQLFAHVSVSHHGSLLLAAKADGISVSALHRAARDVESNLGYELYTKTPQGLAANRAGAELARQFQIALREIVTAEEELKGSDGSLKGRVLIASLPMIRSAILGKAINRTRARAPQVNFVVLEGVYDTMLRALRSGEADMLIGAIRHPPPASDVTETYLFSDPYTIIARKGHPLEGKDVSIDDLASCEWVAQREGTPVRNALNALFAGRQEGPRVRIEAPSTLLMRSILLDSDALAVLSVRQVALEVKLGLLTPLRFHVSAGGRAIGITMRSDWLPSRTQLLFLESFYEVLSEEIEGFVPPK
- a CDS encoding tripartite tricarboxylate transporter permease; amino-acid sequence: MQIFIDTLGVLFSLPGLLSLIAGTAIGIIVGALPGLGPSIGISLLIPFTYTMTPENSMLLLISLYMAAEYGGSVSAILLSTPGTAAAAATTIDGFAMTQRGQANKALAISLSASTVGGLVGGVALLFLAMPLSRLALQFGPASYFAVGLFGLTSVAALSGGSLTKGLIGAAFGLLLAFVGIDPIAGMPRFTFDQIALFEGIPMLAVLIGLFAVSEGFILAESAGKARDRVSKGAVRAVYLTFSEWKELIRTMISGSVIGTFLGILPGVGGNIACWVARDYAMRRNPKLAFGKGEPRGIAAPESSNNATVGGAMVPLLALGVPGSPTTAVIVGALVLHGLRPGPQLFTEQPVLVYTILLGLLLACVIMFLLASLSLPWMARVINLPDSVLAAGILIFAILGAYSLRNLAFDVWLTIAFGALGYLMKKLSFPVAPVVLALVLGYLVETNFRTALVTSRGSYSIFFTDPVSVIFLVLSLVSILYPAWRSWREKTLKTA
- a CDS encoding Bug family tripartite tricarboxylate transporter substrate binding protein, which produces MTFNPSRRSLLTALGAAPLVLSAKGAFAAGFPNKAVNLVVWSGAGGALDTYGRQLAELLTKEAGWTVSVQNRPGGSGAVGVSTVLAQKADGYNILVCTGTLTFGIAQGLIPFKLEDLRYVRAMQAEPSSVAVRADSPFKTLDDFVASMRDNPNKLRVGGHAPAGFHQFILYQLGKIGKFEAGWIPHDASGKVPLSLLGGHMDVAIMTPSSGLSQVESGEIRLLGISTEERSPFFPNVPTFKEQGYDIVDSVWRGIAVHGKTPDDVMGKIQEAIDKVEASQDWLDFQKREKQENINLGEQAYTQLVQRQLATQSEFLKSVGLIQ
- a CDS encoding tripartite tricarboxylate transporter TctB family protein, with the translated sequence MSSVEAIKEKDGGATVLLLVQKLAVTAAALVFFAVFFWIARQMPPVRASGDVGSAFLPSILAVLGFCLSLFYLFQIVTGRDRTRAPVQAIALALLILTLAAVGSVYWLGMPVGLGIGAALMVLVLERGKRPFWAIGTGIMFWAMTQFGFGMLLGVPLL
- a CDS encoding amidohydrolase family protein; protein product: MIIDCHGHYTTAPKALEDWRKRQVASISDPSRRPSVSALKISDDELRESIEGNQLRLMRERGLDMTIFSPRASFMAHHIGDFSISSEWAAICNELCHRVSQLFPDNFIGAAMLPQSPGVDPRTCIPELEKCVKEYGFVGINLNPDPTGGYWKSPPLTDRHWYPIYEKMVEFDIPAMIHVSTSCNACFHTTGAHYINADTTAVMQLIEGDLFRDFPTLRFVVPHGGGAAPYHWGRYRGLAQALNKPELREHLLRNVFFDTCIYHQPGIDLLTKVIPVENILFASEMIGAVRGIDPETGHHFDDTKRYIEAAQNLSSEDRYRIYEGNARRVYPRLDAALKARGR
- the ligK gene encoding 4-carboxy-4-hydroxy-2-oxoadipate aldolase/oxaloacetate decarboxylase — encoded protein: MTELGIVKRNINRADRTTVDRLAGHGVSTVHEAMGRTGLMKPYMRPIYSGAQVSGTAVTVLLHPGDNWMMHVVAEQIQPGDIVVAAITAECTDGYFGDLLATSFKARGAKALIIDAGVRDVKTLSEMGFPVWSKCISAKGTVKATLGSVNIPIVCAGAMVEPGDAVVADDDGVVVVPAALVHKTAEAAAAREANEEKKRATLAAGTLGLDLYQMREPLARAGLRYID
- a CDS encoding substrate-binding domain-containing protein — encoded protein: MAQHVDGISSMATRQILAELAALYEQATGSRVAIRSMGGVEAARLVRAAEPTDVVILAASAMEQLEGEGHILPGTRSGFARSAIAVAVRAGAERPDIDSEEAVMQALMAARRICYSTGPSGDHLLRLLDRWGIAETASQRLLQAPPGVPVGAMVARGEAELGLQQFSELLPVQGIEILGPLPPEIQATTVFTAGIAQTSAQPEKARALIGFLNSDQACEAKRRHGMEPA
- the kdgD gene encoding 5-dehydro-4-deoxyglucarate dehydratase, producing MDPRDMKAAIGAGLLSFPVTHFDAEHRFNAESYRRHVAWLSEYKAAALFAAGGTGEFFSLQPHEVPQVVRAAKEAAGATPIIAGCGYGTEVAMSIARAVEGAGADGILLLPHYLIDAPQEGLYQHVKRVCASVGIGVMVYNRDNSVLQPDTLARLCDECPNLVGFKDGTGEIGTIRQITATLGDRLTYLGGMPTAELFAEAYLSAGFTTYSSAVFNFVPALAMEFYTAVRANDRARCEAILHEFFYPFMRLRSRAKGYAVSAVKAGVRLQGFPAGPVRPPLTDLTAEEEHMLQALIERVKR